The Fluviicola sp. genome contains a region encoding:
- the purD gene encoding phosphoribosylamine--glycine ligase — MRILLLGSGGREHAIAWKIAQSSHLEQLFIAPGNAGTRLHGTNVEMSATDFPAIKAFVLAENINMVIVGPEDPLVKGIHDFFLADAQLKDVPVIGPNKEAAQLEGSKDFAKAFMMRHNIPTAKYATFTKDTLEQGYKFLEGMKAPYVLKADGLAAGKGVLIPETLADAKNELKSMLADAKFGDASSRVVIEQFLKGIECSVFVLTDGESYKILPEAKDYKRIGEGDSGLNTGGMGAVSPVPFCDKTFMDKIENQIIIPTVKGLKQDGITYKGFIFFGLINVKGEPYVIEYNCRMGDPETEVVMPRLKSDLIDLLEGVATNTLSECDIQFEERSACTVMMVSGGYPDAYEKGKVINGINSVTDSLVFHAGTSSDGPVVLSNGGRVLAVTSYGRNLEAALERSYASIGKISYDNAYFRKDIGFDVV, encoded by the coding sequence ATGCGCATTTTATTGTTAGGTTCAGGAGGAAGAGAACATGCAATCGCGTGGAAAATTGCTCAAAGTTCACATTTGGAGCAGTTATTCATCGCACCTGGAAATGCAGGAACCCGACTTCACGGAACAAACGTGGAGATGTCTGCAACAGATTTTCCGGCAATCAAAGCATTTGTTCTGGCTGAGAATATCAATATGGTGATCGTAGGACCGGAAGATCCGTTGGTGAAAGGAATCCACGATTTCTTCCTGGCGGATGCACAGTTGAAAGACGTTCCGGTAATCGGGCCGAACAAAGAAGCTGCGCAACTGGAGGGAAGTAAGGACTTCGCGAAAGCATTTATGATGCGCCACAACATTCCGACAGCCAAATATGCTACGTTTACCAAAGATACACTGGAGCAAGGTTATAAATTCCTGGAAGGAATGAAAGCTCCTTACGTATTGAAAGCAGACGGATTGGCTGCAGGAAAAGGAGTTTTGATCCCGGAAACACTTGCGGATGCTAAAAACGAATTGAAAAGTATGCTTGCCGATGCAAAATTCGGCGATGCATCTTCCCGCGTGGTTATCGAACAATTTTTAAAAGGAATCGAATGCTCCGTGTTTGTTTTAACAGACGGAGAATCATATAAAATACTTCCCGAAGCGAAGGATTACAAACGCATCGGCGAAGGTGATTCGGGCTTGAACACCGGAGGAATGGGAGCGGTTTCACCGGTTCCTTTCTGCGACAAGACCTTTATGGATAAGATCGAGAACCAAATCATTATCCCGACGGTAAAAGGATTGAAGCAAGACGGAATTACCTACAAAGGATTTATTTTCTTCGGATTGATCAACGTAAAAGGAGAACCTTATGTGATTGAATACAATTGCCGCATGGGAGATCCTGAAACGGAAGTGGTGATGCCACGTCTGAAATCCGATTTGATCGATTTATTGGAAGGCGTTGCCACCAACACACTTTCTGAATGCGATATCCAGTTTGAAGAAAGAAGCGCTTGTACCGTGATGATGGTTTCAGGTGGTTATCCGGATGCTTATGAAAAAGGAAAGGTAATCAACGGAATCAACAGCGTAACGGACAGTTTGGTGTTCCACGCAGGAACTTCCAGCGACGGGCCGGTAGTTTTATCGAACGGGGGGCGTGTTCTGGCTGTTACTTCTTACGGAAGAAACCTGGAAGCGGCATTGGAACGTTCTTATGCAAGTATCGGGAAAATTTCCTACGACAATGCTTATTTCAGAAAAGACATCGGATTCGACGTTGTTTAA
- the purQ gene encoding phosphoribosylformylglycinamidine synthase subunit PurQ yields the protein MKFGVVTFPGSNCDEDMVYVLETIMGQQVERLWHKDTNLKGVDFVVLPGGFSYGDYLRSGAIAKLSPIMGEIMNHADKGGYVMGICNGFQILTESGLLQGALLHNNNQKFICKNVYLKPATSNSAITKGLDAAKAYKIPIAHGEGRFYAPEDTMKSILDNDQVLFHYVNEEAQVSETSNPNGSLHNIAGICNPGRNVFGMMPHPERAADGALANEDGKRFFESILKFC from the coding sequence ATGAAATTTGGTGTTGTTACCTTTCCCGGTTCCAATTGTGATGAAGACATGGTATATGTACTTGAAACGATCATGGGCCAACAAGTAGAACGTTTATGGCATAAAGATACCAACCTGAAAGGGGTGGATTTTGTAGTTCTTCCGGGTGGATTCTCTTACGGGGATTATTTACGCTCAGGAGCAATTGCAAAACTTTCTCCGATAATGGGCGAAATTATGAACCACGCCGACAAAGGCGGTTACGTAATGGGTATTTGCAACGGTTTCCAGATTTTAACGGAAAGTGGTTTGTTGCAGGGAGCTTTATTGCATAACAACAATCAGAAATTCATTTGTAAAAACGTGTATTTGAAACCTGCAACTTCAAACAGTGCTATCACAAAAGGATTGGATGCTGCCAAAGCATACAAAATTCCGATTGCACACGGTGAAGGAAGATTTTATGCACCGGAAGACACGATGAAATCTATTTTGGACAACGACCAGGTCTTGTTCCACTATGTGAACGAAGAAGCACAGGTTTCCGAAACAAGTAACCCGAACGGGTCTTTACATAACATCGCCGGAATTTGTAACCCGGGAAGAAATGTATTTGGTATGATGCCTCACCCTGAAAGAGCCGCAGACGGAGCTTTGGCAAATGAGGACGGAAAACGTTTCTTCGAATCAATTTTGAAATTCTGTTAG
- a CDS encoding GNAT family N-acetyltransferase, with the protein MIIRPARLGDEGAIHGLISELALYERAPDEVTNTVEKLRVDLFVDAVCEAFVVENDAQEVVGFALYYQSYSTWKGRCLYLEDFYIQPEFRRGGIGSRLFTEVVETAKKWGVKRMDWQVLDWNEPAIEFYKKHQALLDPEWVNGRLFF; encoded by the coding sequence ATGATTATCCGTCCGGCAAGATTGGGTGATGAAGGTGCGATCCACGGATTGATTTCCGAGTTGGCTTTGTATGAAAGAGCTCCGGACGAAGTCACGAATACGGTTGAAAAACTGAGAGTCGATCTGTTTGTGGATGCTGTTTGCGAAGCATTCGTAGTCGAAAATGATGCACAGGAAGTTGTTGGTTTTGCGCTCTATTACCAATCTTATTCCACCTGGAAGGGCCGGTGTCTTTACCTGGAAGACTTTTACATTCAGCCGGAATTCCGCCGTGGAGGAATCGGATCGCGTTTATTTACGGAAGTGGTTGAAACCGCTAAAAAGTGGGGTGTGAAACGGATGGACTGGCAGGTCCTGGATTGGAATGAGCCTGCTATTGAATTCTACAAAAAGCACCAGGCACTTTTGGACCCGGAATGGGTGAATGGCCGTTTGTTTTTCTGA
- the sprA gene encoding cell surface protein SprA, which yields MQLFSTVVFCFVSLVFWGQTPPDTTLPFPISNPLDPTQNNPQTFDLGDPSGVKKNIVFDPITGKYIFSETMGNTNLNYRNPSMMTLEEYLEYERQKSLKENWKDKIDAQTEEDRALEFPIKIPSKVFTSFFGSDEITIRPQGSIELAFGVNTSRYDNPILPVKQRKITRFDFQQQIQMNLVGQIGTKLKLSASYNTQAAFDFDNVTKLGYSGDEDQIIQRIELGNVSFPSFGALIPGSQTLFGAYAKLRFGDLTVDAIGASSKGKRTEINITGKAQIQPFEVTADNYEANRHYFLNLFFHDQYDAAMAQMPNVASETYITRMEVWITNKINNTENSRNILAFSDLGESQPQNLVGSPGSLSSDVIPKNDANGLYSYLTNPNSPVSQTIRGFNGAVAELSSQTTTPGPFRQAFEYEKVENARKLSESEYTYNALLGFISLSQPLNNDEVLAVAYEYTYRGKTYQVGEFSTDGVAGQNALMLKLLKPTITNPTLKIWDLMMKNIYSIGAYQVDPNGFKLNIYYNNPETSVLAPIFPYPGLDDKQIITLVEMDRLNVNNQQFSDGLFDFVPVMYNGQKAETGGTINTKNGRVIFSTNEPFGQVLKQKLMTSNPPMSESIANTIAYTELYDSTKTAAQQVPSKNRFVFKGEYQSSVTSDISLNALNVPEGAVKVTAGGIPMVEGQDYTVDYNLGRVKILNTGVLESNTPIKISIESNSVFGFQSKSMVGTHLNYRFNKDFNIGATWLRMMERPVTQKVDFGSEPYKNNVIGFDINYRTELPFLTKVIDLLPVLSTKEKSFMTFKGEFAHLIPGTPKAISKAGISYVDDFEGSQSTIDLRTQSAWRLASTPQGQTDLFPEGSSKNLRNGFMRSKIAWYLIDPLFYQSNNLTPQHIKDDPSQIYDSRMRQVLQTDIFPNQQLTYGSIPTIQILELGYYPKERGMYNYDTLATVNADGTFTNPEDHWGGIMRSLTTNDFEQANVEYIQFWILDPFNEDAMLATPNLTGGDLYFNLGNVSEDVLADSRKSFENGIPPYSGANYPVVITPWAKVSTQQVVVNAFDNDPNSRANQDVGIDGYKSVEEQTSYSGYVNWVQSNPTLTADAKARMIADPSNDDYNFYRDDVYDQQQLNILQRYKKYNGMEGNSATTEMSDTMNNDKYPTQARNTPDLEDINQDNNLSESEAYFQYKVSLRPSDMVVGKNHITSVVTFTPANSTKTEKWYQFKVPIREPERIINGIRDFRSIRFFRMYMKGFDEEVIVRFAKLELVRGEWRKYLLDLTSPGEVIQVDPNLTTFNIGALNFEENNEKIPIGYQIPPGIQREIDPSQPQQRQMNEQSLTLDVCNLQDGDARAAYKNVQFDVRTYKKLKMYVHAEEVTANTLHDKDVTLFVRLGTDFVENYYEYELPLYLTQWYTNNADAIWPEVNNMEIVFDDLLNLKKRRNDLLGLQSSGVTTNVEYVMVDPQNSDRRIKVKGSPNLQGIKTIMIGVRNPAKNQNTLWADDGLAKCVQVWVNELRLTDFVDDGGSAAIAQMQVQAADFGSFSLSGNYSGVNWGAVDSRVQERQRNQKIGMDFQTNLQLGQFFGNRIKLAVPFFYGYSLGIINPEYDPFNPDIKLNSYDAGQRQRVAKIAQDYTERKSYNFQGVRKERAAGKKAHFYDISNWMAGYGYSESFHRDFNTNYDRTKQWKGSLAYAYTFENKPFEPFKKNKKMQKSKWWGLIRETSIGYLPKTLGFTNDVQRNYNERQIRNTIDTSANAFQYKPVYVKNFQWNRGYRLGWDLTKNLKLTFNANNRAIFDEQDGEVNRKGNDTLYRQFKDTIAKQLRTFGKTMDYTHDYTFSYNVPFNLIPALDWLTGNAKYTGTYNWQRAPLGQDGSKNPITGGYNPDYGNIVQNSRTINATLQANMTTLYNKIPFFKKVNTGGGAPRGGMPMRQKAGGADDGAGKPEDKGKETVAELKPPKPLDEMTKKERRQWERKKRKHERQQKRKKDNKVNPVAGFGARLLMSVRNVSGTYNQTDGTLLPGYNQKTSILGFNPAFSSGMGGFIFGQQSYTVTGRETGYNFAQTAADNEWLVKNSALNRQHTITHNEMFTARATLEPMKDLTIDLSLNRTMSENTNDFFRYNDATGQFESQSRFQTATLSYSTISIGSAFEKLSAGYESGNFKQMRETTQRVSDILGDANSNSSGGTGGYRDGYGISQQEVVIGAFLSSYTNGKLNKRSVNPFNSTPLPNWTVNYNGLAKFERMKKLTKNFVIRHAYSSTVTLGQVQSNLNAVFDANGSATARDLNGNFISDRNIQTVTISERFSPLIGFDATWNLNSKKAGSQGLITKFEIKKDRSATLSLNNNQVTEVLGNEIVVGAGYKFPKVRLPFKIGKNKPENPLNIRFDFTFRDNLTVIRKVVESTEQATAGQKVISIKSSIDYNIGANLMVQYYYDQVITNPKIATSYPTGNMSTGIRFRFNLGGL from the coding sequence ATGCAACTGTTTTCAACGGTTGTTTTCTGTTTTGTATCGCTTGTATTCTGGGGACAGACTCCGCCGGATACAACACTGCCATTTCCGATTTCCAATCCGTTGGATCCGACTCAAAATAATCCGCAAACATTCGATTTGGGGGATCCTTCCGGTGTGAAGAAAAACATCGTTTTTGATCCGATTACTGGGAAATACATTTTCTCTGAAACGATGGGAAATACCAACCTGAATTACCGCAATCCTTCCATGATGACCCTGGAAGAGTACCTGGAATACGAACGGCAAAAATCCTTAAAGGAAAACTGGAAAGATAAAATTGATGCGCAAACGGAAGAAGACAGAGCACTTGAATTCCCGATCAAAATCCCATCCAAAGTATTCACCAGCTTCTTCGGTTCCGATGAAATCACGATCCGTCCGCAAGGATCGATCGAATTGGCGTTCGGGGTCAATACTTCCCGTTACGACAACCCGATCCTGCCTGTAAAACAGCGTAAAATCACCCGTTTTGATTTCCAGCAGCAGATCCAGATGAACCTGGTAGGGCAAATCGGGACCAAACTGAAATTGAGTGCCAGCTACAACACCCAGGCCGCATTTGATTTTGATAACGTCACAAAACTGGGATATTCCGGTGATGAAGACCAGATTATCCAGCGCATTGAATTAGGAAACGTAAGCTTCCCTTCTTTCGGAGCTTTGATCCCGGGATCCCAGACCTTGTTCGGGGCGTACGCCAAGTTGCGTTTCGGAGATTTGACAGTCGATGCGATCGGTGCGTCGTCCAAGGGGAAAAGAACAGAGATCAACATTACCGGGAAAGCACAAATCCAGCCGTTCGAAGTAACCGCGGATAATTACGAAGCCAACCGTCACTACTTCCTGAACTTGTTCTTCCACGATCAGTATGATGCTGCCATGGCGCAAATGCCGAACGTAGCTTCCGAAACCTACATTACGAGAATGGAGGTTTGGATCACCAATAAGATCAACAATACTGAAAACTCCAGAAACATTCTTGCGTTCTCGGATTTGGGGGAATCTCAGCCTCAAAACCTCGTAGGTTCGCCGGGATCACTTAGCTCGGATGTCATTCCAAAAAACGATGCCAACGGACTTTACAGTTACCTGACGAACCCGAACAGCCCGGTGAGCCAGACAATCCGCGGATTCAACGGAGCGGTAGCTGAATTATCGTCTCAAACAACAACACCAGGACCTTTCCGTCAGGCGTTCGAGTATGAAAAAGTGGAGAACGCGCGAAAACTGAGCGAATCGGAATATACCTACAACGCGCTTCTTGGATTTATTTCCCTGAGCCAGCCGTTGAACAACGATGAAGTATTGGCTGTTGCCTACGAATATACCTACAGGGGAAAAACTTACCAGGTCGGTGAATTCTCAACAGACGGAGTTGCAGGACAAAATGCCCTGATGCTGAAACTTTTGAAGCCGACTATCACCAATCCCACTTTGAAAATCTGGGATTTGATGATGAAAAACATCTATTCGATCGGTGCCTACCAGGTTGACCCGAATGGATTCAAATTGAATATTTACTATAACAACCCGGAAACTTCGGTTTTAGCGCCGATTTTCCCATATCCCGGATTGGATGACAAACAAATCATCACCCTGGTTGAAATGGACCGTCTGAATGTAAATAACCAGCAATTCTCGGATGGATTATTCGACTTTGTGCCGGTAATGTACAACGGACAAAAGGCCGAAACCGGTGGTACGATCAATACCAAGAACGGCCGGGTGATATTCTCCACGAATGAGCCTTTCGGACAGGTGTTGAAGCAAAAGCTGATGACAAGTAATCCGCCGATGTCGGAGAGTATTGCCAACACCATTGCTTATACGGAATTATACGATTCAACAAAAACGGCGGCTCAACAGGTTCCGAGCAAAAACCGTTTCGTATTCAAGGGAGAATACCAGTCTTCGGTTACTTCGGATATTTCCCTGAATGCACTGAACGTTCCGGAAGGAGCGGTTAAAGTAACTGCAGGTGGAATCCCGATGGTGGAAGGACAGGATTATACGGTTGACTATAACCTCGGTCGTGTAAAGATCCTGAACACCGGAGTTTTGGAATCGAATACACCGATCAAAATTTCCATTGAAAGTAATTCCGTGTTCGGATTCCAGTCGAAATCGATGGTAGGAACGCACCTGAACTACCGTTTCAACAAAGACTTCAACATCGGGGCTACCTGGTTGCGAATGATGGAACGGCCGGTTACCCAAAAGGTCGACTTCGGAAGCGAACCGTATAAGAACAATGTGATTGGTTTTGACATCAATTACCGTACGGAGTTGCCGTTCCTGACCAAGGTCATCGATTTATTGCCGGTACTTTCCACGAAAGAAAAATCATTCATGACTTTCAAAGGGGAATTTGCCCATTTGATCCCGGGAACACCAAAAGCAATTTCCAAAGCAGGTATTTCATACGTGGATGATTTTGAAGGAAGCCAGAGTACCATTGATTTGAGAACGCAAAGTGCATGGCGTTTGGCTTCGACTCCACAGGGTCAAACCGACCTTTTCCCGGAAGGATCCTCCAAAAACCTGAGAAACGGTTTCATGAGATCCAAGATCGCGTGGTATTTAATTGACCCGCTTTTCTACCAATCGAATAATTTAACGCCGCAGCATATCAAGGACGACCCGTCGCAGATCTATGATAGTCGTATGCGCCAGGTACTTCAAACAGATATCTTCCCGAACCAGCAGTTGACTTACGGATCTATCCCGACTATCCAGATCCTGGAATTGGGGTACTATCCGAAAGAACGCGGAATGTACAACTACGATACGCTTGCTACGGTGAATGCGGATGGTACGTTTACGAATCCGGAAGATCATTGGGGAGGAATCATGCGTTCCCTGACAACCAACGATTTTGAACAGGCTAACGTCGAATACATCCAGTTCTGGATCCTGGATCCGTTCAATGAGGATGCGATGCTTGCAACTCCGAACTTAACAGGTGGAGATTTGTATTTCAACTTAGGAAACGTTTCCGAAGACGTGTTGGCGGATTCAAGAAAGAGTTTTGAAAATGGAATTCCTCCTTATTCCGGGGCGAATTACCCGGTGGTCATAACTCCTTGGGCGAAAGTATCTACCCAGCAGGTGGTAGTGAACGCATTCGACAATGACCCGAATTCACGGGCGAACCAGGACGTCGGTATCGACGGATACAAATCAGTGGAAGAGCAGACTTCTTATTCCGGTTACGTGAATTGGGTACAATCCAATCCGACATTGACTGCAGATGCGAAAGCAAGAATGATTGCCGACCCTTCGAATGACGATTACAATTTCTACCGGGATGATGTATACGACCAGCAGCAGTTGAATATCCTTCAGCGCTATAAAAAGTATAACGGAATGGAAGGAAACTCTGCAACAACAGAGATGTCCGATACCATGAACAACGATAAATATCCGACACAGGCAAGAAACACACCTGATCTGGAGGATATCAACCAGGATAATAACTTGTCGGAATCAGAAGCATACTTCCAGTATAAGGTGAGTTTACGTCCTTCCGACATGGTGGTGGGAAAAAACCACATTACCAGTGTAGTTACCTTCACTCCGGCAAATTCCACGAAGACTGAAAAGTGGTACCAATTCAAAGTTCCGATCAGAGAACCGGAAAGAATTATTAACGGTATCCGTGACTTCCGCTCTATCCGTTTCTTCCGCATGTACATGAAAGGATTTGACGAAGAGGTGATCGTTCGTTTTGCGAAACTGGAATTGGTTCGCGGAGAATGGAGAAAATACTTACTGGATTTGACTTCTCCGGGAGAAGTGATCCAGGTCGATCCGAACCTGACGACATTCAACATCGGGGCATTGAACTTTGAAGAGAACAATGAGAAAATTCCGATCGGATACCAGATTCCTCCGGGAATCCAGCGTGAGATTGACCCTTCTCAACCTCAGCAGCGCCAGATGAATGAGCAGTCCCTGACATTGGATGTTTGTAACCTGCAGGACGGTGATGCAAGAGCGGCTTACAAAAACGTTCAGTTTGACGTTCGTACCTACAAGAAATTGAAAATGTATGTCCATGCAGAAGAGGTTACCGCAAACACCCTGCATGATAAGGACGTGACTTTATTCGTTCGTTTGGGAACTGATTTCGTAGAAAACTACTACGAGTATGAGCTTCCGTTGTACCTGACACAATGGTATACGAACAATGCGGATGCTATTTGGCCGGAAGTAAACAACATGGAAATCGTGTTCGACGATTTATTGAACCTGAAAAAGCGCCGGAACGATCTGTTAGGTCTACAGAGTTCAGGAGTTACTACAAACGTGGAATACGTCATGGTCGACCCTCAGAATTCGGACAGAAGAATCAAAGTGAAAGGAAGTCCGAACTTACAGGGAATCAAAACAATTATGATCGGGGTTCGTAACCCGGCTAAAAACCAAAATACGCTTTGGGCGGATGACGGGCTGGCAAAATGTGTGCAGGTTTGGGTGAATGAGCTTCGTTTGACGGATTTCGTAGACGATGGCGGTTCTGCCGCAATTGCGCAAATGCAGGTTCAGGCTGCTGACTTCGGTAGTTTCTCCCTTTCCGGGAATTATTCCGGTGTGAACTGGGGAGCAGTTGATTCCCGTGTACAGGAAAGACAGCGAAATCAAAAAATCGGGATGGATTTCCAGACCAACCTGCAGTTGGGCCAATTCTTTGGTAACCGCATCAAACTGGCAGTTCCGTTCTTCTACGGGTATTCTCTTGGAATTATTAACCCGGAATACGATCCGTTCAACCCGGACATCAAATTGAATTCTTACGATGCCGGACAAAGACAGCGCGTGGCAAAAATTGCCCAGGACTATACCGAGCGTAAATCATACAACTTCCAGGGAGTCCGAAAAGAGCGTGCAGCTGGTAAAAAGGCGCATTTCTACGATATTTCCAACTGGATGGCCGGTTACGGATACAGCGAATCCTTCCACCGTGATTTCAATACGAATTACGACCGAACCAAGCAGTGGAAAGGTAGTTTGGCCTATGCTTATACGTTTGAGAACAAGCCATTCGAGCCGTTCAAGAAGAACAAGAAAATGCAAAAGTCCAAGTGGTGGGGATTGATCCGTGAAACCAGTATCGGGTACTTGCCGAAAACACTGGGTTTCACCAATGATGTCCAGCGAAACTACAACGAACGCCAGATCCGCAATACCATCGATACTTCGGCAAATGCATTCCAGTACAAGCCGGTTTACGTGAAGAACTTCCAGTGGAACAGAGGTTACCGTTTGGGATGGGATTTGACCAAGAACCTGAAACTGACATTCAACGCGAATAACAGAGCTATTTTCGACGAACAGGACGGGGAAGTAAACCGTAAAGGAAACGATACCTTGTACCGCCAGTTTAAGGATACGATCGCAAAACAATTGAGAACCTTCGGAAAAACGATGGATTATACCCACGATTACACCTTCTCATACAATGTACCGTTTAATTTAATTCCTGCTTTGGATTGGTTGACCGGTAATGCGAAATACACCGGAACGTATAACTGGCAGCGTGCACCGCTTGGTCAGGACGGATCCAAAAATCCAATCACAGGTGGTTATAACCCGGATTACGGAAATATTGTACAGAACAGCCGAACAATCAATGCCACGCTTCAGGCCAATATGACGACCTTATACAATAAGATTCCATTCTTTAAAAAGGTAAATACCGGTGGCGGAGCTCCGAGAGGAGGAATGCCAATGCGTCAAAAAGCAGGCGGAGCGGATGATGGTGCAGGAAAACCGGAAGATAAAGGAAAAGAAACGGTTGCCGAATTGAAACCGCCGAAACCATTGGATGAAATGACCAAAAAGGAACGCAGACAATGGGAGCGTAAGAAACGCAAACATGAGCGCCAGCAAAAACGCAAGAAAGACAATAAGGTGAACCCTGTTGCCGGCTTCGGTGCGCGCTTGTTGATGAGTGTCCGAAATGTTTCAGGAACGTACAATCAAACGGATGGAACGTTGCTTCCGGGATACAACCAGAAGACTTCTATTCTAGGATTTAATCCTGCATTCAGTTCCGGAATGGGCGGATTTATCTTCGGTCAGCAATCTTATACGGTTACAGGTAGGGAAACAGGTTATAATTTTGCGCAAACTGCTGCTGATAATGAGTGGTTAGTGAAGAATTCAGCCTTGAACCGCCAGCATACTATTACGCATAATGAGATGTTTACTGCGCGTGCTACGCTTGAACCGATGAAAGATTTAACGATTGATTTATCGCTGAACAGAACGATGTCGGAAAATACGAACGACTTCTTCCGATACAATGATGCAACGGGTCAATTTGAATCACAAAGCCGCTTCCAGACAGCGACACTTTCTTACTCTACGATCTCGATCGGAAGTGCGTTTGAAAAACTGTCGGCCGGTTATGAGTCCGGTAACTTCAAGCAAATGAGAGAAACCACGCAGCGGGTGTCCGATATCCTTGGAGATGCGAACAGCAATTCCAGCGGAGGCACAGGCGGATACCGCGATGGGTACGGAATCTCCCAGCAGGAAGTAGTGATCGGAGCATTCTTGTCTTCTTACACGAATGGAAAATTGAACAAGCGTTCCGTGAATCCGTTTAATTCCACTCCGTTGCCAAACTGGACGGTAAACTACAATGGATTGGCGAAATTCGAGCGCATGAAAAAGCTGACTAAGAACTTTGTGATCCGTCATGCTTATTCATCTACCGTAACATTGGGCCAGGTGCAATCAAACCTGAATGCAGTATTCGATGCCAATGGTTCTGCAACAGCCCGCGACCTGAACGGTAACTTCATTTCCGATAGAAATATCCAGACGGTTACTATTTCAGAGCGTTTCTCTCCGTTGATCGGATTTGATGCAACCTGGAACCTGAACAGCAAAAAAGCAGGAAGCCAGGGATTGATCACGAAATTCGAGATCAAGAAAGACCGCTCGGCAACGCTTTCATTGAATAATAACCAGGTAACTGAAGTATTAGGAAATGAGATCGTGGTAGGGGCGGGATACAAATTCCCGAAAGTGAGATTGCCATTCAAAATCGGTAAGAACAAACCGGAGAACCCGTTGAATATCCGTTTCGACTTTACATTCCGTGATAACCTGACAGTGATCCGTAAGGTAGTTGAATCGACAGAACAGGCAACTGCCGGTCAGAAAGTAATTTCGATCAAATCGTCGATTGATTACAACATCGGTGCGAACCTGATGGTTCAGTACTATTACGACCAGGTAATTACCAATCCGAAGATCGCTACGTCTTACCCGACAGGGAACATGAGTACAGGAATCCGATTCCGCTTTAACCTGGGAGGATTGTAA
- the ruvA gene encoding Holliday junction branch migration protein RuvA, whose product MIAHLNGRLIEKNPTNLIIECGGVGYFVKISLHTYSAIGSAESVKVLTQQIIREDAHLLFGFATSEERDVFNLLLSVSGIGPNTAILMLSSLSPNEIANAIQTEDVRSIQAIKGIGAKTAQRVIIDLKDKMLKVEWNDPTNIFVGNNTNRFDALTALISLGFDKKSAEKAIEKIATGEETVEELIKGALKIL is encoded by the coding sequence ATGATCGCACATCTGAACGGCCGTTTAATTGAAAAAAATCCAACGAACCTGATCATCGAATGCGGTGGTGTAGGTTACTTTGTGAAAATCTCGCTGCATACTTATTCTGCTATCGGGAGTGCTGAATCCGTAAAGGTTCTGACCCAGCAGATCATCCGCGAAGATGCTCATTTGCTGTTCGGTTTTGCCACTTCCGAAGAGCGTGACGTATTCAATTTACTATTATCTGTTTCGGGAATCGGCCCCAATACGGCTATTTTGATGCTTTCATCTTTATCGCCAAATGAGATTGCAAACGCAATACAAACAGAAGATGTGCGTTCTATACAGGCGATTAAGGGAATCGGGGCGAAAACAGCTCAACGCGTTATTATCGATTTGAAAGATAAGATGTTGAAAGTCGAATGGAACGATCCAACAAATATTTTTGTCGGAAACAATACAAATCGATTTGATGCGTTAACTGCTTTGATTTCTTTAGGTTTCGATAAAAAATCAGCAGAGAAAGCAATAGAAAAGATTGCCACCGGGGAGGAAACTGTGGAGGAATTAATTAAAGGGGCACTGAAAATATTATAA